The Porites lutea chromosome 9, jaPorLute2.1, whole genome shotgun sequence sequence GTTCGGCCATTAGGGTCTCTTGAGTAATTAATGAGTAGTGAATCCCGAAAGAGGAACACTTACCATCAGGGTTGTGTGAATTGCTATGCACAGTTCTAACCAACAGAAGAACGACCAACCAATACATACTGGGTTTTGCGCACCGTAAGCTGAGACTCGTTCACCTGAACAGTTCTACAGTACAACCTGTATGTTTTGTGTGCTTAACAAAGCTATAATCCATAAGTTATATATACTGAGCTAGAAGTCTGCATATTGATCGATTTTTGCTTTGGATATTAATAGTGTCAGTATATGCTTTAAAGCTAGAGAAGGAGGGGGCAGGATATGCGTAGTAGGCTTTTTATAGTGCAACTGCAAAGTAAAGGAAACCGCTCTCCTAATGGACCGGTATTCCGGTAAACCTTTTCCTTAGTCAGTGACTGACGTAGTTGCCGGTTGCGCGGTAAATGAGTTTATGATACGGAAGAGAAATGATCTCATCGTCGACAAGGTCCAAATATGGTCGCTTCGTTTGTGTTCTAGATTGTTGCTTGCAAATAGTTGACCTGTATCAAACCCACCCCGAATATCACAAATATCAAATTTGGCACTTTCTGTAACTTGTATGACAAAGATATTAAAATGATCACAAACTCATTATACTTGTGTATTAAGAATCAAAACTAGTGAAGAAGATTTCAAAGGCCTTACAGTGTATGCTGCAGTACTTGTTTTTGATTTTGCAATGTGACATCGATTATAACAAGAAACATTGATTCTTAGATACGTTTTCTCATTTTAATTCAGGCCGCAGTGAAATAGTAATTTCCATGATTGACTTGTTTCATAATTTTGCCACCACGCTACCCTTATATAAATATTGTGTGTACTCGCATTGTTCATTGGCCAGAACACTCAGTCGGGgaaaagtttcctgactgcgaaAAGCCGGCAGATTAAGAACACAAGTAATACAACACATTAACAATACAATTTATTTCGCATATCTCAATATGTAGTTTTACAGCTTTTTTATattctaaattaaaaaaaaaaaaaaagagttgttTAATTCAGTAGGCCGCGGCACCGAGAGTTCTCCGATTGTTGTCCGTCTTTATTAAGCGGCTGTCAAGCGCTTGATGCTTAGTCTGGCTTTATTTCAAAGAATATGAAGAAGGAAAATACTAATATGGACCTGTAATGCTGCTCCCTTCGCGGATCCTTCTAGATGTTTCTGCTACAGGCTGTGCTATGttatgctaatttatgacgAACCTCTATTGAGCCAACCTGCATTAACCGGCCACTTTCGGGTACCCTGAGCGGTTGgtcgcttaatggaggttcaactgtaactTATCATGCCATAATTCAATACTCCGCCTTTGTATACTGTTTTTGAGCACCCGTGTACACTGCCTGATGAAGAGTGGCACACTAACCTATCCCATATGATCGACCATCCACTTTCACCTGAGAATGGCGCAGCGCAGCTTCGCACTCAGAAACCTCTCCGAAATCTTTGTTCAAAAGCCCTAGACGTATGGTAATAAATGAAATTTCATTGTCGTGAATGCTTTGTCTTTTTAACATGAATAAATCACTACAGCAAGAAGCTATGAAACGCGTCTGTTAGCCTTCTCACGTCATTTTACACAAAATTACAGGTTACCCTTACCCTTTCACACTTTTACTTGTGAAACCCcacttacccttttatatacctgaagcctgaaaaacgTACCCTTCTGGGCGGAGACTGCCCGTAGAGACCGTCGTAGGGAGTACCCTCGGGTCTTTGTTTGCGGATTTGCAATATCAGTGTTGAAAGTATTACTGTGAGACATTTTAAAACACAGGCTAACAAAAGCTATAAAGTTCATTGTTGTGAACTACAGCATTATGATACAGTGAATCAAAGTACGAAGGATAATCAGAATATATATAAACTAAGTTTATAGACAAATAATCAAGACGATCAGATTATAAATGTTGGCAATACTTCGGTTTCTTTTAAACCATCATTCAGCTGATCATTAGGCCACTAGGTTAAACATACAAGAGACAGCGTGGCGCGGTTTTAAATGAGGCTCTCGTAAGAAAAATTCACACTGTGTTGGCTTTGAGTCCACAGTTAATTACAGGCTGCCGTATTTGAAATAGTAGTGAAACGTGGGGTATAGTACCAAATTTTGCAAATAATCTGTATAGTACATCCAGTGTTCATCCTTATGATCAGTTACACGCAAGGTAAACCGAATCGTATGTACTTTTgtatcaaaaatatatatattagttTCAGCTTGCACCACATTTTATGACGCAAGTGGCATCTTTTTATCGGAATCAGTTCGTACACGAAAAGGGTGGTACAGTTTAGGACACGAATATAACGAGACCACATGCACGACCTGTCATATTGTCGGCGCCTTCTATCTAGTCCAGCCCAATGAAAACACACTCTGGGTCGGACAGCACCTTGATTCACTGTAGGATGACTGCCGCTGAGCCACCCAGTTGCATCCGTCTTACAGCGTGATATTGGGACGACTTGGGAAGGCATTTTTGTACCTGCCGCACCAATAAACCTGTACCAGCCCTTTCGCAAGCGGCCATCGTATTTGCGGACAGTGTTCTTTAGAGTATGGTAATCGTTCTTACGGTCAGTCTCATTGAGAATCCTGTAGTTACTACGTgctaggaaaaaaagaaagaaaagaaaacatggTAATAAACTTTTGAAACCTTAAAAGATGAAGGAGAAGGGGATCATAAACATTACAATTAAAACATTTATAGATATCTGACAAAACACTCCGCGTTTACAaatataataatcaataataatcatgatgattatgataatatATAAAAGTTTAATCTCccttaaaatcattctgtttgAAAAATTACTTCAGAAAGAACTATTTCGTTACCTCTTTTCTGTAAGTTTGACATCTGATTCGCACTATGATtgatgtaagggaatccaagacagtcctggattctggattccacgccgtagattccagattccaggtacttgATTGCACACTTTTTCAGTGGagcttggattctggattccaatcctttgtaggattccagattccttgagctgtattccgtattccaaagcccaggattccggattccacaagcaactGGATTTCGTATTTCGGAATGGGCAGATTACCTCATGTGGTGGGGAGGGGGTTGGGGCCGTCTGATAAAGCATAATCCCTTGGGTTACTTACCTATTACTTTAAAGATTCCTTTGAACATCTATTCTGTTTATTAAGTTTTTTCCTTACCCTTAATTCCAAACACTGTCGCTGCAAATTTTATCAGTGAAAGCAAAAACACAGAGGAAAGCTAAAAGCTTACCTGATTGAGGTGTCGTTGGTGctgaaaacaaatataaattcaatgtcatttttttacaattttcactAGAATAAGAACTAATATCCATACTGCAAGATGTGAAATTACATGAAGAAAACAGTGCTCATTACATCTGAAAGTACAGTTGTCCGACAACTGAAGGGAAGTCTAAAAAAATAAGAGCTAATCGACGCTTTTCGAAGCTAAGAATAAACCGTAATTGCACTACTATTCTCATATACGAGCCCATACATGACCCGGGTTGCTGACAGCGTGGTGTCAGCAACCCGTATCATGTGTGGGCTCGAGAGAAATTGAAATGTGAGTTAATAAACATGAcctaaataattttaaaacattcTGATGTTTTCAATTTTGGAAAAGGTTGTTAGGACAGTGATTATACATACCGTCTTGTACATTGTGTCTTGTACAGTAGATTTGCTTGTCGCGCATCAGTAGTGCTTAAACGCCGTCGCTGACCAATCACGGcctaataaaaaattttattttattgatttcagGGCCATTATTTGAAGTAGGAGCTGATTTTAGAAGAAACTGATATCATGGACTTTTCTGCAGAAATTATTCATAAGTATGACAGTGATATTCAAGAAAGTGCAATCAAGAAGCAGACGAATTAATTTGGTGACAGAATGTAGCTTTAATCGTTTGATGTTGCGTGCTGTTGGGCATACGCATAATGTTCAATAATTACCGCCATAGATATGGGAAATAAGAATGTTTAACTGAATAATTACCGCTATAGGTATGAGAAATAAGAACAAAAGAGATTTCAAACTATAGTGTTGCAGTCTGAATTTCAGCCGTTTCCTTGAGTCGCAAACTTTCCAGATGAACGTCTGAATTAACAGGTCACAAATCCTGTTTGGTGACGTCACTGCCCGAAagggattttgattttgattggttgtttGTCGAAACATTCGAATAATTGTGTGTAATTATGAGAAATTTAAGCGGGACTGAGGACGCGTGAAGAATTGCGCTTGGGATTTCAGTCTAACAGCTCGCCCGCCTACGTAACATTattcggattccggaatccaagaaatttttttacttgttgAATCCGGAATTGgataaatttttgtttgtggaatctggaatcctggactttggaatccAGATAAATGCTCAAGGAATACGGAATCCTCGCTTATGATTAGAATACGGATTTAATCCAAGTTCCACCGATAAAGCATCTGTGATCCAATAACTGGAATCTAGATTCAACgtcgtggaatccagaatccaagactgttttATGGACTACATTGCATGAGGCGGACAGCCTTCATCAGTTACATACCCCTGATCGCTTGACCTTGATCGTAACTCGTCCGTTCTTGGAGAAAGCTTTGCTCCCATAGTGCATTATACTTCCGTAATCATATTTAGTTCCAAGGGAATCGATAGTCGATCTGCTGTACTTGCGAAAATTTCTCCTTTtacctataaaaaaagattactTCAAAAATGGAAAGAACAGTAAGTTGTGCCTCACGCGGAGACATAAAcatatataaacaaaaaaaagttgagaaagAAGATTCATCAAGTTTACTGATATTGCATAGGATTTCTCCTTACCTGCAAGTATGTTATTCCACTCTATTGTGACAAAATTATCCCTGTCAGGACGGGACTGTTCATGGAAAAAACCAATCGCGTGCCCTGTAGCAAAATTTTATTCTCATCACTGGCCTGAATACTGTAGTGAAAGCTTATTATAAGTGTCCATTTGGTCCGTTTTAGGGATCTGCCCGTGGCCCATTTATCAGAACTTTTGTAACATGGCATTCTTTTTGGGAAAGAGATTGATGTTTAATGTTCTTTCTTGAGGACTAAGAACTCGTGTGTGTGAGTTTTACATGCGTTTTATTCAGAGCATGGTCattcaaattgtttttaaatggaTCGATTccacctttttcttttctagacAAAGAACCTTTCTCGGCCATAGCAGAAGGGGAAGTTTGACCATTGTTTCAGATTATATATAGAACACCGAAACACCTTAAAATAATTGCGTTTATAGTTCAATTTTATCTCCTATCAGTCGTCTACCAAAGGAACCTTGGCAATGTAGTGATAGTCTTCGTACCAATTTCGTGAGCGACAATTCCCCTTTTCCAACATCTCCGTGCGAGTGTGATATCTTGTCGTCTTCCAATTCTTCCTACATATGAGTAACAGCTATGTTGGAAATAAAGTGAATTGCGAGTTAGTTTATATATAACTATCCAGTCATTGCAATCATCCTGTAATAGCTAATACTCGCGAACGTCGAGATGTGTTAGCATAATGACGATTGTTAATTTCTCTAAGAGATTTGCTACATTCTATTGCACTGCTTTTAGTGAGTTCTTTTAATGGGGCATTGTTGAGGATAAATTGATGATTGCATGTTCTCAGTCAATCGAGAATTGTAATACATAAGTGCATTAGATGCAGTTCAACTTATTAGGGTAAGAGTGACTGAGGTAGAGACTGTAGGACAGGAACGTTTTAATACCCGGGCGTTTCGTTGTTTTCGAAATGAAAAATTCCATAGCTTTTTGTTATAATTCAGTGAATTTGAAAGCTCGCACCAGAGGGAAAAATGTGAGGGTTATGTAatcataatatatagatttagccagggctaaaagcgaagctcccattaatcaatttataatttaaatcaaacaataaacttgtaatccacaaatcagttaacttaagggcacattcaagTGACTTtggagggaaaggctaagttattttagagtgaaacatcttacatcgagttgatagccttatatgtacaccaaaaatatagcaaacatcttcgatcacattcaagagccataatggctcttgatcagaGCTGTAGATAAGgcttcgaaaacaaattcttggaaaacaaatcaggccgaatgtttttgcgttcgacaggtttactttacaaattcttgccaacaaatctgggggtgtgtaaaccaaccttttatactttttatacatcacatctgaggtgaaacagtacgtACAATTTATCATACAGATCTCGtacagaatgcggtatttcacagtttttcaagacaaattgcactcagtcaatgttcaggacgatcaatcgtgggcttttagcgaaaccctttaaaaaatttccaaaatcacccattcGGTCggccggttctcgtttctagtgcaagctgtcagtgtggtcaagtgtttgaatgaactttaatagagttacgtttcaacataataacgaatttattattattattatttttgttatttaatggtttcagttataaagatgtgtaatcttataaagcgtttgatacgcgtgacatttttttaaagtactcatgcaagcgatgttcatgaacgatgaaaacaaacgccACGGACGAGCGATTAAAATTGTAAGAgagtactaacaatcaataaaagaaagataattcggtgaaacatttaaagagacaacaattttcattcacgaagacaagtattaaagtgtctctaaaaatcctgagtctttaaactgaaaagttaatatgttttactttaatttcagccggcctcccggtgtttgcttttttcaaagatgccACTTCTCGAAggaagaaaatcgctcaaagttttctttctacagccaaatttatagctaaatattcttcggaacgttttctctctatttgcggtgagaaaatatatctgaaggctttttaaagttctgtaagcttatatcaaacctgatactaggtcagatcattgactcaaatcttacaaacgtgcataaacttgctgcataaactgtgctcgacttcatgaaattagatataacaaaaacaaacatcaaatacaataattactcaggcttaccattcgagattcagttcctgaaagatattaaggaaggccacagttgcttgagacttttaagccgtcttacgcattaagcaaggtggaaaacgaaaacgatgcaatCCGAAATCGGAtcaccgaattttgacaagcgacgcatttctcaaccaaaaacccaataaagaaaccagccatgaataacagaagactcttggtagcagctgaatttcattttgtacatccagtggaaaagaCAGTTAAATACATCACAAGTTGgcacaaaactctgtcaacttcagctgtcaaagtaaacaactttcatgatgctgcataaattttccgcatgaactcacctgtcaatttttgaccaatcagagtataaaaattggacgtagagcgtgaccaacgcgtgaccatggtaaaaAACGGTCTTCCCCgtctgtattttttaaaaaatggctgAATTTTcccgtccgaggtcagtttgaaatcaaagtcttaacagtgcggggccatagtgacataaacacaacatatttcatatgaatcattggaaaaaatgaacttgagcttacgatcatttgaaactggtaatttgccagcggataacttcaaaaaatactggACCTCGATGGGTGAACACTTGAGCCCgtggtacggtcaggtgatactggtcagcggataccctgttttgacagctgtcaattgatcaaaacattgatgtgcaatcatgtgcaattagttttctcttgggcttccaaactagctagaaagtatgacagtaaaca is a genomic window containing:
- the LOC140947312 gene encoding zinc metalloproteinase nas-15-like isoform X1; protein product: MTRVGRRYGEVSAANSTFNAFTENRGINDSRLFEGDMILNQRQLDRTEHGMDVDSDRKRASIKVGRLWPKGVVVYQIHSSLPRNSSAMSAIRAGMNEWTNKTCIRFKRRGNETAYVNFVNGRGCYSYVGRIGRRQDITLARRCWKRGIVAHEIGHAIGFFHEQSRPDRDNFVTIEWNNILAGKRRNFRKYSRSTIDSLGTKYDYGSIMHYGSKAFSKNGRVTIKVKRSGAVIGQRRRLSTTDARQANLLYKTQCTRRTNDTSIST
- the LOC140947312 gene encoding zinc metalloproteinase nas-15-like isoform X3; the encoded protein is MKWLVTLLLVKTVFSADQNPDENRGINDSRLFEGDMILNQRQLDRTEHGMDVDSDRKRASIKVGRLWPKGVVVYQIHSSLPRNSSAMSAIRAGMNEWTNKTCIRFKRRGNETAYVNFVNGRGCYSYVGRIGRRQDITLARRCWKRGIVAHEIGHAIGFFHEQSRPDRDNFVTIEWNNILAGKRRNFRKYSRSTIDSLGTKYDYGSIMHYGSKAFSKNGRVTIKVKRSGAVIGQRRRLSTTDARQANLLYKTQCTRRTNDTSIST
- the LOC140947312 gene encoding zinc metalloproteinase nas-15-like isoform X4, which translates into the protein MKWLVTLLLVKTVFSADQNPDARNSSAMSAIRAGMNEWTNKTCIRFKRRGNETAYVNFVNGRGCYSYVGRIGRRQDITLARRCWKRGIVAHEIGHAIGFFHEQSRPDRDNFVTIEWNNILAGKRRNFRKYSRSTIDSLGTKYDYGSIMHYGSKAFSKNGRVTIKVKRSGAVIGQRRRLSTTDARQANLLYKTQCTRRTNDTSIST
- the LOC140947312 gene encoding zinc metalloproteinase nas-15-like isoform X2, which encodes MTRVGRRYGEVSAANSTFNAFTENRGINDSRLFEGDMILNQRQLDRTEHGMDVDSDRKRASIKVGRLWPKGVVVYQIHSSLPRNSSAMSAIRAGMNEWTNKTCIRFKRRGNETAYVNFVNGRGCYSYVGRIGRRQDITLARRCWKRGIVAHEIGHAIGFFHEQSRPDRDNFVTIEWNNILAGKRRNFRKYSRSTIDSLGTKYDYGSIMHYGSKAFSKNGRVTIKVKRSGAVIGQRRRLSTTDARQANLLYKTQCTRRTNDTSIST